The sequence TTTTCGCGTGGCAGCCTTGCGTCTTACGCAGGTTTGCGAGCCAGAAACAGGATGCCGTGTACTGGCTGGCCCGCATCCGTGCGAATGAGCGTCCGCTGAATCGCAGCCAGTGAAAAATCTCTCTGCGCGCATAGCGCGGCAATATATGCTTCCGAATGCGCATAGCGCAGTGACGGACGCAGAACGAAACGGTCCTCCGTTGCCGCATCCTCGACAGAAAGGGCGAAACAGCCGCCGGGCGAAAGCAGCCGGTCTGCGATGACGAACACGCTTTCGAGGTTGCCGAAATACATCAGCACGTCCGCGGCGCTGACGAGATCGGCGCGCGCTTCCGCAAACTCGCCGAACACGCCGGACGCTTCCGGCGGCAGAGACAGGTCAGCTTGGCGCAACTGGTCATAGATCGACTTGATCTCGGCCTTGGCCAGCATATTGGCCGAAAGGTCGAAGCCCTCGAGGAAATCGGCGCGCTCGCGAATCCGCTCGCCAAAAAGCCCGGTGCCGCAGCCGAGGTCGATGACATGATGAAAGCGGCGGCCGCCCATCGTGCGGTTGATGAGAGCGGCGAGT is a genomic window of Sinorhizobium numidicum containing:
- a CDS encoding methyltransferase; protein product: MTLNQLSSGDLIADRRADYARMLAEAGEPQSAAELMAQALERAPNWAAGWFRLADYEEKSGRKEAAIGALRNTLRLNPEDIFGASLKLALLGAADAPEQPSSIYVERLFDDYAERFDHALIEKLDYSVPEKLAALINRTMGGRRFHHVIDLGCGTGLFGERIRERADFLEGFDLSANMLAKAEIKSIYDQLRQADLSLPPEASGVFGEFAEARADLVSAADVLMYFGNLESVFVIADRLLSPGGCFALSVEDAATEDRFVLRPSLRYAHSEAYIAALCAQRDFSLAAIQRTLIRTDAGQPVHGILFLARKPA